TGCACGAAGAGCTGGTGCCGAAGGAGCTGCGCGCCTACTTCCGCGATATCGAGGACCACGCCAGCCGGCTGGTGCGCACGCTCGACGTGGTGCGCGAGATGCTGACCACGGCGGTGCAGGTCAACCTGGCGCTGGTGACCGTCGGCCAGAACGAGGTGGTCAAGCGGCTCGCCGGCTGGGGCGCCATCCTGGCGATCCCGACGGTGGTGTTCAGCCTGTACGGGATGAACTTCGATTTCATGCCCGAGCTGAAGGTCCACTATGCCTATCCGGCGGTGATCGGCGTGACCGCGGTGGCCTGTGGCGCGCTGTGGCGGCGGCTGCACCGCGCGGGGTGGATCTGAGCCGGGATTTGGTTTATTGGTACGACGAATGATTGGGGCCGGCATTGTTGGCCGGTTGATTATTCGTGTAGATAATTCGGTCGCTACCGGGCACCTCGGCGGACTCCTACACTGAAGCAAAGAAGGCCCCGCGCCGGAGTCCGCCATGTCGAAAGCCCGTTTCCCGCATGCCGCCTTGCTGGCCGGCGCGCTTTGCGCGTGGCTGGTGTTGCCACCCGCCACCGCGGCACCGCAGCCGCCCGCTCCGGCGCAGGCGCAGACCCGTGACGCTGTCGCGGCCTACGAGTCCGGCCGCTTCGACGAGGCCTTGCAGGGCTTCTCCGCCGCCGCGCGCCAGGGCAACCGCCTCGCCCAATTCAATTACGCGATGATGCTGCTGCGTGGCGAGGGCACTGCCGCGCGGCCGCAAGAGGCGCTGGTGTGGTTGCGCAAGGCGGCCGACAACGGCATGACCCATGCGCAATACACCTGGGGCGACCTGTACGAGCGCGGCGAACTGGTGCCGAAATCGCTGGAACAGGCGAACCGCTGGTACGAACGCGCGGCGCAGGGCGGCCACGTGCAGGCGCAGATGGAACTGGCGACGAACTACTTCACCGGCCGCGGCGTGCCGCGCGACTACGCGCAGGCGTTTGCGTGGTACCAGCGCGCGGCAAGCGCGGGGAACGGCGGCGCGCAGTACATCGTCGGCAGCTTCTATGAGCGTGGCGAGCCCGGCGTGGTCGACCGGGATATCGAGCAGGCGAAGATCTGGTATGCACGCTCCGCGGCGCACGGGGATCCCGGGGCGCTGGCGAAGCTGAGGTCGTTGCTGGAGGAGACGGTGAGGGGGAGGGCGGGGATGTGAAGGGCGCTTGAGCGTGCGCGAACCTTCCGACCGAAGGACGGCTCCCTCTCCCGCTTGCGGGAGAGGGTTGGGGAGAGGGCCGATGCGTCGACGAAGTCAGGGCCGTCGGTATGCCAGCGCCTGCCCTCTCCCCGGCCCCTCTCCCGCGAGCGGGAGAGGGGAGCCAACAAGCGGGATAGACCGGACTGGAGCCTTACCCCAGCTTCTTCCTCAGCAGTTCATTCACCTGCGCCGGATTGGCCTTGCCCTTGGTCGCCTTCATCGCCTGCCCGACCAGCGCGTTGAACGCCTTTTCCTTGCCCGAGCGGAATTCCTCGACCGACCTGGCATTGGCGGCCAGCACGTCGTCGATGATCTTTTCCAGCTCGCCGCTGTCGGACATTTGCTTCAGTCCCTTGGCCGCGATGATGGCGTCGGCGTCGCCGCCGTGCTCGCCTGCCCACATCGCGGGGAACACGTCCTTCTTGGCGGTGTTGTTCGACACCGTGCCGTCGGCGATGCGCGCCAGCAGCCTGGCCAGTTGCGCCGGCGTGACCGGCGCCGCGTCGATGGCGATGCCTTCGCGGTTCAGTTGCGAGGCCACGTCGCCCATCAGCCAGTTGGCGGCGGGCTTGGCGCTGGCCGTGCCCGCGCCGGCGACCACGGCTTCGAAGTAGGCGGCATAGGCCTTGGTCGCGGTCAGCATGGTGGCGTCATACGCCGACAGGCCGTATTGCGAGACAAAGCGCGCCTGCATCGCCGCCGGCAGCTCCGGCAGTTCGCCGCGCACGCGCTCGATCCAGCCGGCGTCGATCTCGAGCGGCATCAGGTCCGGGTCGGGGAAGTAGCGGTAGTCGTGCGCGTCTTCCTTGGTGCGCATGGCGCGGGTTTCGCCGGTGTCCGGGTCGAACAGCACGGTGGCCTGCTGGATCTTGCGGCCGTCCTCGATCTCGGCGATCTGCCATTGCACCTCGTATTCGATGGCCTGCTGCAGGAAGCGGAACGAGTTCAGGTTCTTGATCTCGCGGCGCGTGCCGAATTCCTTCTGGCCGAGCGGGCGCACCGACACGTTGGCGTCGCAGCGGAAGCTGCCTTCCTGCATGTTGCCGTCGCAGATGCCCAGCCACACCACCAGCGAGTGCAGCGCCTTGGCGTAGGCCACCGCTTCGGCGGCGCTGCGCATGTCGGGCTCGGTGACGATTTCCAGCAGCGGCGTGCCGGCACGGTTCAGGTCGATGCCGGTCATGCCGGCAAAGTCCTCGTGCAGCGACTTGCCCGCGTCTTCCTCCAGGTGCGCGCGCGTCAGGTTGACGGTCTTCTGGTAGGACTCGCCCTGCTTGCCCTCGACCTGGATGGTGATGGTGCCGCCCTGTACCACCGGGATCTCATACTGGCTGATCTGGTAGCCCTTGGGCAGGTCGGGGTAGAAGTAGTTCTTGCGTGCAAAGACGCTGCGCGGCGCGATGGTCGCGCCGATCGCCAGGCCGAACTGGATCGCGCGCTCGACCGCGCCCTGGTTGAGCACCGGCAGCACGCCCGGCAGCGCCAGGTCAACCGGCGACGCCTGCGTGTTGGCCTCGGCGCCGAAGGCGGTGGAGGTGCCGGAAAAAATCTTGGAGGCCGTCGACAGCTGCGCGTGCGTTTCGAGGCCGATCACCACTTCCCATTGCATGGCGGTATTCCTGTTCGGTTCTTTCGGTGTTGTCTGTTGCGAGGGAGCGGCAGCGCCGCCCCGGTGTTGTGTCTGGTCTTGCGTGGCGGTCAGGGGTCGGGACTGGCCAGCCAGGAGTCGAGCTGCGCCAGCGCGGCCACGCGCGCGACCGCGTCGCCGCCGACGGTAACGCTCTGGCCCTTGCGCATGGCGGCGGCGGGCACGTCGGTGCGCCGGTGCAGCTCGCTGGTGCCGTCGAAGCCGTGATAGGCGCCGGGGTAGATCTCCAGCCGGAAGCGCGCGCCCGGCTGGCGCGCCTGCACCGCGCTCTGCAGCATGGCGCAGCGGGTCGCCGGGGTCCAGTCGTCGGCGCCGCCGATCATCAGCAGCAGCGGCGCGCGCAGGCGGAAGCTGTGCTGCTGCACCGCGCGCTTGCAGCCCGGGTAGAACGCCACCGCGCGCTCGACCGGCGGCGTGCCGGCCGGCCACGGGCGGCTGGCGTCGACGGTGGCCAGCACCGCCTGCGCGCCGTTCGACCAGCCCAGCAGCACGATGCGCGCGGCGTCGACCGCGGGCTGCTGCGCCACCCAGCGCAGCGCGGCGAGCGCGTCGGCGCGGCGGGTGCGGTCGTCGATGGCGCGGTTGTCGATGGGCTCGGCGCAGATGCCGTTGGGCTTGCCGCGCGCGCTGAAGCTGTCGGGCATCAGCACCGCGTAGCCGCGTTCGGTGAGCCAGTGCGCGTATTCGCGGTAGCGTTGCTGCAGCAGCGCGGCAACATCCGCGGTGTCGGTACCGGTTGCCGCGGCGCTGCCGTCGCGCGTGGGGCGCTGTGCCAGCAGGCCGCCGCAGCCGTGCAGCGCCACCACCACCGGCAGCGCGCGCGGCGTGGTGGCTTCGCGCGGCAGGAACCAGTAGGCGGTCAGCGCCGGCGTGGCGGCATCGCCGCGCAGCTGGATCCGTTGCGCGGGCACGGGTGCGACTGCCGCCCTGGCTGCCGCCGATGAGGCCGGCGCGGCCCGGCTCACCGCGTTGGGCGCCAGTGCGCCCGCCGGCGTCAGCGGTGCCGGCGCGTCCAGCGCGGGTGCCGGCAGGTCCGGCGTATGCGCCGCGGCGCCGGCCAGCCACGCGCCAAAGCCAAGCGCCACCGCGGCGCGCAGCCACGCGCGCGCCGGACGGGCGGCGCGCGATGCGTGTTGCAGGGTGGCGGGGGCGTGGACCATGGCCGGCTTGCTGTGGTTACGGTGCTTCAGCGCGTGCGCGCGCAGGCGCCTGTGCCCGGCTCGAACATCACGGGCCAGGCTTCCTCATAGATGCCCGGGGTGCAGCGCTGCTGGCAGTTGGCGTGCGCCAGCGTGACGCGGCGCGGGTCCTGCCACACCATCAGCTTGCAGCCGCTGCCGTCGTTGGCGCGCAGCTCGATATGCGGCTTCTTCTGGACCTGGCGGAAATCCGCCAGGTTGAAGCTGCAAGAGCCGCGCTTGCCGACCCACAGCTTCCACGACAGCTGCTGCACGCTGTTGTCCGCAATGCGCAGCTGCGCGTCTTCGCGGAAGCCGTCTTCCTCGGTGCGGCGGCAGTCGCCGGCCAGGTCGATGTCGCGGCTGGCGATCGGCGTGGGCTTGCCGATGATCGGCAGCTGGATGCAGCCTGCCACCAGTGTGGCGAGCGCCGCGGCGGCAAGCAGGCGGAGCAGGGA
This Cupriavidus nantongensis DNA region includes the following protein-coding sequences:
- a CDS encoding tetratricopeptide repeat protein, with amino-acid sequence MSKARFPHAALLAGALCAWLVLPPATAAPQPPAPAQAQTRDAVAAYESGRFDEALQGFSAAARQGNRLAQFNYAMMLLRGEGTAARPQEALVWLRKAADNGMTHAQYTWGDLYERGELVPKSLEQANRWYERAAQGGHVQAQMELATNYFTGRGVPRDYAQAFAWYQRAASAGNGGAQYIVGSFYERGEPGVVDRDIEQAKIWYARSAAHGDPGALAKLRSLLEETVRGRAGM
- the gatB gene encoding Asp-tRNA(Asn)/Glu-tRNA(Gln) amidotransferase subunit GatB; translation: MQWEVVIGLETHAQLSTASKIFSGTSTAFGAEANTQASPVDLALPGVLPVLNQGAVERAIQFGLAIGATIAPRSVFARKNYFYPDLPKGYQISQYEIPVVQGGTITIQVEGKQGESYQKTVNLTRAHLEEDAGKSLHEDFAGMTGIDLNRAGTPLLEIVTEPDMRSAAEAVAYAKALHSLVVWLGICDGNMQEGSFRCDANVSVRPLGQKEFGTRREIKNLNSFRFLQQAIEYEVQWQIAEIEDGRKIQQATVLFDPDTGETRAMRTKEDAHDYRYFPDPDLMPLEIDAGWIERVRGELPELPAAMQARFVSQYGLSAYDATMLTATKAYAAYFEAVVAGAGTASAKPAANWLMGDVASQLNREGIAIDAAPVTPAQLARLLARIADGTVSNNTAKKDVFPAMWAGEHGGDADAIIAAKGLKQMSDSGELEKIIDDVLAANARSVEEFRSGKEKAFNALVGQAMKATKGKANPAQVNELLRKKLG
- a CDS encoding dienelactone hydrolase family protein; this encodes MVHAPATLQHASRAARPARAWLRAAVALGFGAWLAGAAAHTPDLPAPALDAPAPLTPAGALAPNAVSRAAPASSAAARAAVAPVPAQRIQLRGDAATPALTAYWFLPREATTPRALPVVVALHGCGGLLAQRPTRDGSAAATGTDTADVAALLQQRYREYAHWLTERGYAVLMPDSFSARGKPNGICAEPIDNRAIDDRTRRADALAALRWVAQQPAVDAARIVLLGWSNGAQAVLATVDASRPWPAGTPPVERAVAFYPGCKRAVQQHSFRLRAPLLLMIGGADDWTPATRCAMLQSAVQARQPGARFRLEIYPGAYHGFDGTSELHRRTDVPAAAMRKGQSVTVGGDAVARVAALAQLDSWLASPDP